In Cyanobacteria bacterium GSL.Bin1, a genomic segment contains:
- a CDS encoding nucleoside deaminase has translation MDEFMESAIAQARKGLKEGGIPIGSVLVREGTILGQGHNKRVQDNDPVTHAEIDCLRNAGRIGSYRNTVLYSTLMPCYLCAGAVVQFGIPKVIAGEAATFAGAQAFMEEQGIQVVNLDLSECKQLMSDFINRFPQLWYEDIGTEG, from the coding sequence ATGGACGAATTTATGGAAAGCGCGATCGCGCAAGCCAGAAAAGGTTTAAAAGAAGGAGGAATTCCCATTGGATCCGTTCTAGTACGCGAGGGAACCATTCTCGGTCAAGGTCACAATAAACGCGTTCAAGACAATGATCCGGTAACTCATGCGGAGATCGATTGTTTGCGTAACGCGGGACGAATTGGCAGTTATCGCAATACTGTCTTGTATTCTACTCTGATGCCTTGTTACCTCTGTGCAGGTGCAGTAGTACAATTTGGCATTCCTAAGGTGATTGCTGGAGAAGCAGCCACCTTTGCTGGCGCACAAGCGTTTATGGAAGAACAGGGTATACAAGTCGTTAATCTCGATCTCAGTGAGTGCAAGCAGTTAATGAGCGATTTCATTAATCGTTTTCCTCAGCTGTGGTACGAAGATATTGGTACAGAAGGATAA
- a CDS encoding cryptochrome/photolyase family protein yields the protein MIGIWILGTQLSLENAALKSCEQEKAQTPLIMIESQEYAAKRRYHQQKLVLVWSAMRHFATTLQAEGWNITYETATDFMTPLKTWVAKHQITELRMMNPNDRAFSHFIQQLDLGCEITLLPDNHFLWSTEDFQQWANKRKRILMEDFYREGRKRFNVLVEGKKPVGGSWNFDQDNRKPPQKNLAPPNPVTFSPDAMTQAVIAEVKALPFPTYGEIDPFNWGVTREDAQQVLAHFIETNLPNFGTYQDAMVTGEKTMWHSLLSPYLNLGLLQPWEVIHAVEQAYSENNLPLNSVEGLIRQILGWREFLHGIYHWVADDYGQGNWFDHTQPLPAFFWDSRQTDMNCLNQVLQQVEETGYAHHIQRLMVLSNFALIVGVSPQELKEWFHAVLIDAYDWVMETNVIGMGQFADGGVFASKPYASSANYINKMSDYCENCCYNPRRRAQEQACPFNFFYWDFMIRQRDRLQSLGRMNLVLANLRKIDPDELREIQDLATAWREKHDLNSE from the coding sequence ATGATCGGAATTTGGATTTTAGGAACACAACTTTCTCTCGAAAACGCTGCACTGAAAAGTTGTGAACAGGAAAAAGCACAGACTCCGCTCATTATGATTGAGTCTCAAGAATATGCGGCAAAACGGCGATATCACCAACAAAAATTAGTTTTGGTCTGGTCAGCGATGCGTCACTTCGCAACAACACTACAAGCTGAGGGGTGGAATATTACCTATGAAACAGCGACTGATTTTATGACGCCTCTCAAAACTTGGGTGGCAAAACATCAGATAACTGAGTTGCGCATGATGAATCCCAATGATCGCGCTTTCTCCCATTTCATTCAACAGCTAGACTTAGGTTGTGAGATTACTCTCCTTCCGGATAACCATTTTTTATGGTCAACAGAAGACTTTCAACAATGGGCAAATAAACGGAAACGAATCTTGATGGAAGACTTTTATCGGGAAGGACGCAAGCGGTTTAATGTTTTAGTCGAAGGGAAGAAGCCGGTTGGGGGAAGCTGGAATTTTGATCAAGACAATCGTAAGCCACCGCAGAAAAATTTAGCACCCCCTAATCCAGTTACTTTCTCTCCTGATGCCATGACACAAGCTGTCATTGCAGAAGTCAAAGCCCTCCCTTTTCCTACCTATGGGGAGATTGATCCGTTTAATTGGGGTGTAACGAGAGAAGATGCCCAACAAGTACTAGCACATTTTATTGAAACTAACTTACCCAATTTTGGCACCTATCAAGATGCGATGGTTACGGGAGAGAAGACCATGTGGCATTCTTTACTTTCTCCCTATCTCAATTTAGGGTTACTGCAGCCTTGGGAAGTGATTCACGCTGTCGAACAAGCCTACTCTGAAAATAATCTACCTTTGAATAGTGTGGAAGGGTTAATTCGGCAAATTTTGGGCTGGCGAGAATTTTTACACGGCATTTATCACTGGGTTGCTGACGACTATGGACAAGGAAATTGGTTTGACCATACCCAGCCGCTACCGGCATTTTTTTGGGATAGTCGTCAAACTGACATGAACTGCTTAAACCAAGTGTTGCAACAAGTTGAAGAAACTGGCTATGCCCATCATATTCAACGGTTAATGGTATTGAGCAATTTTGCCCTGATCGTTGGTGTTTCTCCCCAAGAACTAAAAGAGTGGTTTCATGCGGTATTGATTGATGCCTATGATTGGGTGATGGAAACAAATGTCATTGGCATGGGACAATTTGCGGATGGTGGGGTGTTTGCCTCGAAACCCTATGCTTCTTCTGCAAATTATATTAACAAGATGAGCGATTACTGTGAAAATTGCTGCTATAATCCTCGTCGGCGAGCGCAGGAGCAGGCGTGTCCCTTTAACTTCTTCTATTGGGATTTTATGATACGACAGCGCGATCGGCTCCAATCTTTGGGGCGCATGAATTTAGTGTTGGCTAATTTGCGGAAGATTGATCCCGATGAGTTAAGGGAAATCCAAGATTTAGCGACTGCTTGGCGAGAAAAACATGACCTTAACTCTGAATAG
- a CDS encoding DUF2811 domain-containing protein, translated as MKTNINLSTQIPQELHESLQRYLDEHPTWDQDRVLAAALSLFLLQNSQNKVEQSSQTYRSCAQVYLETLFQ; from the coding sequence GTGAAAACGAACATTAACCTTTCGACACAGATTCCGCAAGAACTTCATGAGTCCTTACAACGCTATCTTGATGAACATCCTACTTGGGATCAAGATCGTGTATTAGCAGCGGCATTATCACTGTTTCTGCTGCAAAATAGCCAAAATAAAGTGGAACAAAGTTCGCAAACGTATCGCAGCTGCGCTCAGGTTTATTTGGAAACCTTATTTCAGTAG
- the hemG gene encoding protoporphyrinogen oxidase, protein MIDTLIVGAGISGLSTAYRLNEQKCQVLVAEQRDRAGGNITSQQSGDFLWEEGPNSFSPSPELLKLAVDVGLKNELIFADAGIPRYVYWQGKLRPVPMSPPAAVKTQLLSPLGKLRALTGALGFIPPQISSQEETVAKFFTRHLGSEVAQRLVSPFVSGVYAGNVDQLSAQAAFGRVTQLADVGGGLVAGAVLSRRQKPKSTPKAAERSDLPKTKSGQLGSFREGLQQLPNAIVSKLGDKVKFQWELKTLTPHSESGYIATFSTPAGEETIEAKTVILTTPAHVTASLIKDLSPQASQTLEDIPYPPVACVVLAYPDQALRFPLKGFGNLNPRSQGLRTLGTIWSSTLFPGRTPQGWHLLTNFIGGATDPEIAELSEDQIIEEVHQDLQKAVIKSGSTPKPLAVHLWSKAIPQYTLGHLERLESIRNSLKSFPGLFLSSNYLDGVALGDCVRRGEETAQSVLETLAQDKRR, encoded by the coding sequence ATGATCGATACTTTAATTGTGGGAGCAGGGATTAGCGGTTTAAGTACGGCCTATCGACTCAATGAGCAAAAATGCCAAGTTCTAGTGGCTGAACAGCGCGATCGCGCCGGTGGCAATATTACCAGCCAACAAAGTGGGGATTTTCTCTGGGAGGAAGGACCCAATAGTTTTTCCCCTTCCCCAGAACTACTAAAACTTGCAGTGGATGTGGGTTTAAAAAATGAGTTGATCTTTGCTGATGCGGGAATTCCTCGCTATGTCTATTGGCAAGGCAAACTGCGTCCTGTTCCCATGAGTCCCCCTGCAGCTGTTAAAACCCAACTGCTGAGTCCGTTGGGAAAGCTACGCGCCTTAACAGGTGCATTAGGCTTTATTCCTCCCCAAATTAGCAGTCAGGAGGAAACTGTTGCTAAATTTTTCACCCGTCACTTGGGATCAGAAGTAGCACAACGGTTAGTTAGTCCGTTTGTCTCTGGAGTTTATGCTGGAAATGTCGATCAGTTGAGTGCGCAAGCTGCCTTTGGACGAGTCACCCAACTGGCTGATGTCGGCGGTGGATTGGTGGCGGGTGCAGTTTTATCCCGTCGTCAAAAACCCAAATCAACCCCAAAAGCTGCTGAACGTTCAGATCTTCCAAAAACAAAGTCTGGACAGTTAGGATCTTTCCGAGAAGGATTGCAACAATTACCGAACGCGATCGTTTCTAAGTTGGGCGATAAAGTCAAATTTCAGTGGGAACTCAAGACTCTTACTCCTCATTCAGAATCCGGTTACATTGCGACATTTTCTACACCTGCAGGAGAAGAAACCATTGAAGCCAAAACTGTTATCCTCACGACTCCCGCTCACGTTACAGCATCACTGATCAAAGATTTATCTCCCCAAGCAAGCCAGACTTTAGAAGACATTCCTTATCCTCCCGTTGCTTGTGTGGTCTTAGCCTATCCTGATCAAGCCCTGCGTTTTCCCCTCAAAGGATTTGGCAATCTCAATCCTCGCAGTCAAGGATTACGAACCCTTGGCACAATATGGAGTTCAACACTTTTTCCTGGACGCACCCCCCAAGGCTGGCATCTTTTAACTAATTTTATTGGTGGTGCAACGGATCCTGAAATTGCTGAACTCAGCGAAGATCAAATTATTGAAGAAGTTCATCAAGACTTACAAAAAGCGGTGATTAAATCGGGAAGTACGCCGAAACCGTTAGCAGTTCATTTGTGGTCAAAAGCAATTCCGCAATATACCCTTGGACATCTCGAACGATTAGAAAGCATACGAAATAGTTTAAAATCATTCCCCGGACTGTTTTTATCCAGTAACTATCTCGATGGGGTTGCACTAGGAGATTGTGTACGCAGAGGAGAAGAAACCGCTCAAAGTGTGTTAGAGACCTTAGCACAGGACAAAAGAAGATAG